The proteins below are encoded in one region of Danio rerio strain Tuebingen ecotype United States chromosome 12, GRCz12tu, whole genome shotgun sequence:
- the nudt13 gene encoding NAD(P)H pyrophosphatase NUDT13, mitochondrial isoform X2: MLFVTQSFESNCGRLLHPRQFIVGILAMLQSFKLFNNCNLVFSRSCSGYVSRTRYLMRLKEDDEACREALKFANVLLYHKLAPLLQKTRSGVCKVASFKTADLKQILEKVGKDKHFINESFLLGCTDKSEPQFSLEVGEVERSALEQECRGTFVDLRKAFFMITPSESALAAKGQALLRWHQTNGFCSATGQPTTRNQSGSFRVCQSSGITYYPKMSPVVIVLVSDGSRCLLARQAMFPPGMYSALSGFCDMGESVEEALHREVAEEVGLEVENLQYSGSQHWPFPQSSFMLACHATVNPNKTQVNIDKAELEDARWFTLEEITTALQNPPRNPREQPPVFWVPPSYAIANQLIREWANQQQLLRSTHRLK; the protein is encoded by the exons atgctttttgtaacgcagtcttttgagagcaactgcggccgactgctccatccgag GCAGTTTATTGTGGGTATTTTAGCCATgctgcagtccttcaagctcttCAACAACTGTAACCTGGTGTTTTCTCGCTCCTGCTCCGGATATGTGTCTCGAACGAG GTATCTTATGAGATTAAAGGAAGATGATGAGGCGTGCCGAGAGGCGCTGAAATTTGCCAATGTTTTACTGTATCATAAACTCGCTCCTCTGCTGCAGAAGACCAGAAGTGGGGTTTGCAAAGTGGCTTCTTTCAAAACCGCAG ATTTGAAACAAATTCTTGAGAAGGTTGGAAAGGACAAACACTTTATTAATGAATCATTTCTTCTGGGATGCACCGACAAGAGCGAACCCCAGTTCTCTCTGGAAGTAG GTGAAGTAGAGCGCAGTGCATTGGAACAGGAGTGCAGAGGTACATTTGTGGACCTCAGGAAAGCTTTCTTCATGATAACTCCATCAGAGTCTGCTCTTGCTGCAAaa ggccagGCTCTCCTCCGATGGCACCAGACCAATGGCTTCTGTAGTGCCACAGGGCAGCCCACCACCAGGAACCAATCAGGAAGTTTTAGAGTTTGCCAAAGCAGTGGTATCACCTACTACCCTAAA ATGTCTCCAGTGGTGATTGTTCTGGTGTCTGATGGGAGCAGGTGTCTGCTGGCGCGACAGGCCATGTTTCCTCCAGGCATGTACAGCGCACTCTCTGGCTTCTGTGACATGG GAGAGTCAGTGGAGGAGGCGCTGCACAGAGAGGTGGCAGAAGAGGTGGGGTTAGAGGTCGAGAATCTTCAGTACTCTGGATCACAGCACTGGCCATTCCCACAAAGCTCCTTTATGTTAGCCTGTCACGCCACGGTAAACCCAAACAAAACACAG GTGAATATAGACAAGGCTGAACTTGAGGATGCTCGCTGGTTCACTTTAGAAGAAATAACAACAGCACTGCAGAATCCTCCACGCAACCCAAGAGAACAGCCACCTGTGTTCTGGGTCCCACCTTCATATGCCATTGCCAATCAGCTCATTCGGGAATGGGCCAATCAGCAGCAACTATTAAGAAGCACACATAGACTCAAGTAA
- the nudt13 gene encoding NAD(P)H pyrophosphatase NUDT13, mitochondrial isoform X1: MHLAMITGDQFCADFGQVKRAYCFHEHKNNHDYLNKQFIVGILAMLQSFKLFNNCNLVFSRSCSGYVSRTRYLMRLKEDDEACREALKFANVLLYHKLAPLLQKTRSGVCKVASFKTADLKQILEKVGKDKHFINESFLLGCTDKSEPQFSLEVGEVERSALEQECRGTFVDLRKAFFMITPSESALAAKGQALLRWHQTNGFCSATGQPTTRNQSGSFRVCQSSGITYYPKMSPVVIVLVSDGSRCLLARQAMFPPGMYSALSGFCDMGESVEEALHREVAEEVGLEVENLQYSGSQHWPFPQSSFMLACHATVNPNKTQVNIDKAELEDARWFTLEEITTALQNPPRNPREQPPVFWVPPSYAIANQLIREWANQQQLLRSTHRLKFRMDQQQGFSH, encoded by the exons atgcatcttgcgATGATCACCGGTGATCaattctgcgcagattttggccaaGTCAAACGAGCCTATTGTTTTCATGAGCACAAAAACAATCATGATTATTTGAATAA GCAGTTTATTGTGGGTATTTTAGCCATgctgcagtccttcaagctcttCAACAACTGTAACCTGGTGTTTTCTCGCTCCTGCTCCGGATATGTGTCTCGAACGAG GTATCTTATGAGATTAAAGGAAGATGATGAGGCGTGCCGAGAGGCGCTGAAATTTGCCAATGTTTTACTGTATCATAAACTCGCTCCTCTGCTGCAGAAGACCAGAAGTGGGGTTTGCAAAGTGGCTTCTTTCAAAACCGCAG ATTTGAAACAAATTCTTGAGAAGGTTGGAAAGGACAAACACTTTATTAATGAATCATTTCTTCTGGGATGCACCGACAAGAGCGAACCCCAGTTCTCTCTGGAAGTAG GTGAAGTAGAGCGCAGTGCATTGGAACAGGAGTGCAGAGGTACATTTGTGGACCTCAGGAAAGCTTTCTTCATGATAACTCCATCAGAGTCTGCTCTTGCTGCAAaa ggccagGCTCTCCTCCGATGGCACCAGACCAATGGCTTCTGTAGTGCCACAGGGCAGCCCACCACCAGGAACCAATCAGGAAGTTTTAGAGTTTGCCAAAGCAGTGGTATCACCTACTACCCTAAA ATGTCTCCAGTGGTGATTGTTCTGGTGTCTGATGGGAGCAGGTGTCTGCTGGCGCGACAGGCCATGTTTCCTCCAGGCATGTACAGCGCACTCTCTGGCTTCTGTGACATGG GAGAGTCAGTGGAGGAGGCGCTGCACAGAGAGGTGGCAGAAGAGGTGGGGTTAGAGGTCGAGAATCTTCAGTACTCTGGATCACAGCACTGGCCATTCCCACAAAGCTCCTTTATGTTAGCCTGTCACGCCACGGTAAACCCAAACAAAACACAG GTGAATATAGACAAGGCTGAACTTGAGGATGCTCGCTGGTTCACTTTAGAAGAAATAACAACAGCACTGCAGAATCCTCCACGCAACCCAAGAGAACAGCCACCTGTGTTCTGGGTCCCACCTTCATATGCCATTGCCAATCAGCTCATTCGGGAATGGGCCAATCAGCAGCAACTATTAAGAAGCACACATAGACTCAA GTTTAGGATGGATCAACAACAGGGGTTTTCACACTGA
- the nudt13 gene encoding NAD(P)H pyrophosphatase NUDT13, mitochondrial (The RefSeq protein has 2 substitutions compared to this genomic sequence), producing the protein MYILCFLMSLDLEQILEKVGKDKHFINESLLLGCTDKSEPQFSLEVGEVERSALEQECRGTFVDLRKAFFMITPSESALAAKGQALLRWHQTNGFCSATGQPTTRNQSGSFRVCQSSGITYYPKMSPVVIVLVSDGSRCLLARQAMFPPGMYSALSGFCDMGESVEEALHREVAEEVGLEVENLQYSGSQHWPFPQSSFMLACHATVNPNKTQVNIDKAELEDARWFTLEEITTALQNPPRNPREQPPVFWVPPSYAIANQLIREWANQQQLLRSTHRLK; encoded by the exons atgtatattttgtgttTCCTGATGTCTCTAGATTTGAAACAAATTCTTGAGAAGGTTGGAAAGGACAAACACTTTATTAATGAATCATTTCTTCTGGGATGCACCGACAAGAGCGAACCCCAGTTCTCTCTGGAAGTAG GTGAAGTAGAGCGCAGTGCATTGGAACAGGAGTGCAGAGGTACATTTGTGGACCTCAGGAAAGCTTTCTTCATGATAACTCCATCAGAGTCTGCTCTTGCTGCAAaa ggccagGCTCTCCTCCGATGGCACCAGACCAATGGCTTCTGTAGTGCCACAGGGCAGCCCACCACCAGGAACCAATCAGGAAGTTTTAGAGTTTGCCAAAGCAGTGGTATCACCTACTACCCTAAA ATGTCTCCAGTGGTGATTGTTCTGGTGTCTGATGGGAGCAGGTGTCTGCTGGCGCGACAGGCCATGTTTCCTCCAGGCATGTACAGCGCACTCTCTGGCTTCTGTGACATGG GAGAGTCAGTGGAGGAGGCGCTGCACAGAGAGGTGGCAGAAGAGGTGGGGTTAGAGGTCGAGAATCTTCAGTACTCTGGATCACAGCACTGGCCATTCCCACAAAGCTCCTTTATGTTAGCCTGTCACGCCACGGTAAACCCAAACAAAACACAG GTGAATATAGACAAGGCTGAACTTGAGGATGCTCGCTGGTTCACTTTAGAAGAAATAACAACAGCACTGCAGAATCCTCCACGCAACCCAAGAGAACAGCCACCTGTGTTCTGGGTCCCACCTTCATATGCCATTGCCAATCAGCTCATTCGGGAATGGGCCAATCAGCAGCAACTATTAAGAAGCACACATAGACTCAAGTAA
- the nudt13 gene encoding NAD(P)H pyrophosphatase NUDT13, mitochondrial isoform X4, producing the protein MCLERDLKQILEKVGKDKHFINESFLLGCTDKSEPQFSLEVGEVERSALEQECRGTFVDLRKAFFMITPSESALAAKGQALLRWHQTNGFCSATGQPTTRNQSGSFRVCQSSGITYYPKMSPVVIVLVSDGSRCLLARQAMFPPGMYSALSGFCDMGESVEEALHREVAEEVGLEVENLQYSGSQHWPFPQSSFMLACHATVNPNKTQVNIDKAELEDARWFTLEEITTALQNPPRNPREQPPVFWVPPSYAIANQLIREWANQQQLLRSTHRLK; encoded by the exons ATGTGTCTCGAACGAG ATTTGAAACAAATTCTTGAGAAGGTTGGAAAGGACAAACACTTTATTAATGAATCATTTCTTCTGGGATGCACCGACAAGAGCGAACCCCAGTTCTCTCTGGAAGTAG GTGAAGTAGAGCGCAGTGCATTGGAACAGGAGTGCAGAGGTACATTTGTGGACCTCAGGAAAGCTTTCTTCATGATAACTCCATCAGAGTCTGCTCTTGCTGCAAaa ggccagGCTCTCCTCCGATGGCACCAGACCAATGGCTTCTGTAGTGCCACAGGGCAGCCCACCACCAGGAACCAATCAGGAAGTTTTAGAGTTTGCCAAAGCAGTGGTATCACCTACTACCCTAAA ATGTCTCCAGTGGTGATTGTTCTGGTGTCTGATGGGAGCAGGTGTCTGCTGGCGCGACAGGCCATGTTTCCTCCAGGCATGTACAGCGCACTCTCTGGCTTCTGTGACATGG GAGAGTCAGTGGAGGAGGCGCTGCACAGAGAGGTGGCAGAAGAGGTGGGGTTAGAGGTCGAGAATCTTCAGTACTCTGGATCACAGCACTGGCCATTCCCACAAAGCTCCTTTATGTTAGCCTGTCACGCCACGGTAAACCCAAACAAAACACAG GTGAATATAGACAAGGCTGAACTTGAGGATGCTCGCTGGTTCACTTTAGAAGAAATAACAACAGCACTGCAGAATCCTCCACGCAACCCAAGAGAACAGCCACCTGTGTTCTGGGTCCCACCTTCATATGCCATTGCCAATCAGCTCATTCGGGAATGGGCCAATCAGCAGCAACTATTAAGAAGCACACATAGACTCAAGTAA
- the nudt13 gene encoding NAD(P)H pyrophosphatase NUDT13, mitochondrial isoform X3 translates to MLQSFKLFNNCNLVFSRSCSGYVSRTRYLMRLKEDDEACREALKFANVLLYHKLAPLLQKTRSGVCKVASFKTADLKQILEKVGKDKHFINESFLLGCTDKSEPQFSLEVGEVERSALEQECRGTFVDLRKAFFMITPSESALAAKGQALLRWHQTNGFCSATGQPTTRNQSGSFRVCQSSGITYYPKMSPVVIVLVSDGSRCLLARQAMFPPGMYSALSGFCDMGESVEEALHREVAEEVGLEVENLQYSGSQHWPFPQSSFMLACHATVNPNKTQVNIDKAELEDARWFTLEEITTALQNPPRNPREQPPVFWVPPSYAIANQLIREWANQQQLLRSTHRLK, encoded by the exons ATgctgcagtccttcaagctcttCAACAACTGTAACCTGGTGTTTTCTCGCTCCTGCTCCGGATATGTGTCTCGAACGAG GTATCTTATGAGATTAAAGGAAGATGATGAGGCGTGCCGAGAGGCGCTGAAATTTGCCAATGTTTTACTGTATCATAAACTCGCTCCTCTGCTGCAGAAGACCAGAAGTGGGGTTTGCAAAGTGGCTTCTTTCAAAACCGCAG ATTTGAAACAAATTCTTGAGAAGGTTGGAAAGGACAAACACTTTATTAATGAATCATTTCTTCTGGGATGCACCGACAAGAGCGAACCCCAGTTCTCTCTGGAAGTAG GTGAAGTAGAGCGCAGTGCATTGGAACAGGAGTGCAGAGGTACATTTGTGGACCTCAGGAAAGCTTTCTTCATGATAACTCCATCAGAGTCTGCTCTTGCTGCAAaa ggccagGCTCTCCTCCGATGGCACCAGACCAATGGCTTCTGTAGTGCCACAGGGCAGCCCACCACCAGGAACCAATCAGGAAGTTTTAGAGTTTGCCAAAGCAGTGGTATCACCTACTACCCTAAA ATGTCTCCAGTGGTGATTGTTCTGGTGTCTGATGGGAGCAGGTGTCTGCTGGCGCGACAGGCCATGTTTCCTCCAGGCATGTACAGCGCACTCTCTGGCTTCTGTGACATGG GAGAGTCAGTGGAGGAGGCGCTGCACAGAGAGGTGGCAGAAGAGGTGGGGTTAGAGGTCGAGAATCTTCAGTACTCTGGATCACAGCACTGGCCATTCCCACAAAGCTCCTTTATGTTAGCCTGTCACGCCACGGTAAACCCAAACAAAACACAG GTGAATATAGACAAGGCTGAACTTGAGGATGCTCGCTGGTTCACTTTAGAAGAAATAACAACAGCACTGCAGAATCCTCCACGCAACCCAAGAGAACAGCCACCTGTGTTCTGGGTCCCACCTTCATATGCCATTGCCAATCAGCTCATTCGGGAATGGGCCAATCAGCAGCAACTATTAAGAAGCACACATAGACTCAAGTAA